One genomic window of Falco peregrinus isolate bFalPer1 chromosome 18, bFalPer1.pri, whole genome shotgun sequence includes the following:
- the CSF3 gene encoding granulocyte colony-stimulating factor translates to MPRGIAAHRESPTESEMWAGWEHPAPRICMLVIKAMRQSSLLPHQGESPEPAINALIDEAAQSWGRSELCRAGPRLQRGEDTELGTMCCSLTRVLVLLLGALLWAPWRALHGAPLAELSGDQDFQLFLHKNLEFTRKIKGDVAALQRLVCDTFQLCKEEELLLVRQDLGIAQAPLEQCHSRTFQAEACFSQIRDGLRAYHGSLTSVLELLPGHAGLVETLQLDAANLSSNIQQQMEDLGLATVTFPSEDRGPLPAFSSRFHHQVGGFFILANFQRFLETAYRALRHLARL, encoded by the exons ATGCCGAGGGGCATCGCTGCCCACCGGGAAAGCCCCACCGAGAGCGAGATGTGGGCAGGCTGGGAGCACCCAGCTCCCAGGATTTGCATGTTGGTGATTAAGGCCATGAGGCAATCCTCACTGTTGCCACATCAGGGTGAATCCCCGGAACCCGCTATAAATGCCCTAATCGATGAGGCCGcgcagagctggggcaggagcgAGCTGTGCCGGGCTGGGCCGCGCTTGCAGAGAGGAGAAGACACCGAGCTGGGCACCATGTGCTGCTCCCTCACCC gcgtgctggtgctgctgctgggcgcGCTGCTGTGGGCGCCGTGGCGCGCGCTGCACGGGGCGCCGCTGGCCGAGCTCTCGGGGGACCAGGACTTCCAGCTCTTCCTGCACAAGAACCTGGAGTTCACCCGCAAGATCAAGGGGGACGTGGCCGCGCTGCAGCGGCTGGTG TGCGACACCTTCCAGCTGTGCaaggaggaagagctgctgctggtgcgGCAGGACCTGGGCATCGCGCAGGCACCGCTGGAGCAGTGCCACAGCCGCACCTTCCAGGCA GAGGCCTGCTTCAGCCAGATCCGCGACGGGCTCCGCGCCTACCACGGCTCCCTCACCAGcgtcctggagctgctgcccgGCCACGCCGGCCTGGTGGAGACCCTGCAGCTGGACGCTGCCAACCTCTCCTCCAACATCCAGCAGCAG ATGGAGGACCTGGGCCTGGCCACGGTGACGTTCCCCTCGGAGGACCGGGGTCCCCTCCCCGCCTTCTCCTCCCGCTTCCACCACCAGGTCGGCGGCTTCTTCATCCTGGCCAACTTCCAGCGGTTCCTGGAGACGGCGTACCGAGCGCTGCGGCACCTCGCCCGCCTCTGa
- the ORMDL3 gene encoding ORM1-like protein 3, which yields MNVGTAHSEVNPNTRVMNSRGIWLSYVLGIGLLHVVLLSIPFFSVPVVWTLTNIIHNMSMYIFLHTVKGTPFETPDQGKARLLTHWEQMDYGVQFTASRKFLTIMPIVLYFLTSFYTKYDRIHFIINTISLMSVLIPKLPQFHGVRIFGINKY from the exons ATGAACGTGGGAACAGCACACAGCGAGGTGAATCCCAACACCCGCGTCATGAACAGCCGGGGCATCTGGTTGTCCTACGTCCTCGGAATTGGCCTGCTGCATGTCGTACTCCTGAGCATCCCCTTCTTCAGCGTGCCTGTGGTTTGGACTCTTACCAACATCATTCACAACATG agcatgTACATCTTCCTGCACACCGTGAAAGGAACTCCTTTTGAGACTCCAGACCAGGGGAAGGCTCGGCTGCTCACGCACTGGGAGCAGATGGACTACGGCGTGCAGTTCACGGCGTCCCGCAAGTTCCTGACCATCATGCCCATTGTGCT GTATTTTCTAACCAGCTTTTACACCAAGTATGACCGGATACACTTCATAATCAACACCATCTCCCTTATGAGCGTCCTGATCCCCAAACTGCCTCAGTTTCATGGAGTTCGGATCTTTGGGATCAACAAGTACTGA
- the PSMD3 gene encoding 26S proteasome non-ATPase regulatory subunit 3 isoform X2 codes for MKQEGASRRRGDKAKGPPDGPPPAPPDVEMQEEAAAAETAGERQPQRELDAVTLEDIKEHVKQLEKAVSGKEPRYVLRALRALPSTSRRLNSNVLHKAINGFFTSNSTMRDFLLSFLEESMDTEAELQFRPRTGKAASAPLLPEVETYLQLLLVIYLMNSKRYPEAQKVSDDLMQKISSQNRRALDLVVAKCYYYHSRIYEFLNKLDVVRSFLHARLRTATLRHDADGQATLLNLLLRNYLHYNLYDQAEKLVSKSVFPEQANNNEWARYLYYTGRIKAIQLEYSEARRTMTNALRKAPQHTAVGFKQTVHKLLIVVELLLGEIPDRLQFRQPSLKRSLMPYFLLTQAVRTGNLAKFNQVLDQFGDKFQADGTYTLIIRLRHNVIKTGVRMISLSYSRISLADIAQKLQLDSPEDAEFIVAKQPAPPFTLNCCLSPRRQRVP; via the exons ATGAAGCAGGAGGGCGcgtcccgccgccgcggcgACAAGGCCAAGGGCCCCCCCGAcgggccgccgcccgccccccccgaCGTGGAGATGCAGGAGGAGGCAGCGGCGGCCGAAACGGCCGGGGAGCGGCAGCCGCAGCGGGAGCTTGACGCTGTCACGTTGGAGG ATATCAAAGAGCACGtgaagcagctggagaaagccGTGTCGGGGAAGGAGCCACGCTATGTCCTGCGTGCCTTGCGGGCTCTGCCCTCTACCTCCCGCCGACTCAACTCCAACGTGCTTCATAAAGCCATCAATGGCTTCTTCACTTCCAACAGTACCATGCGGGACTTCCTCCTCAGCTTCCTGGAGGAG TCCATGGACACAGAAGCCGAGCTGCAGTTTCGCCCGCGGACGGGCAAGGCAGCCTCAGCCCCTCTCTTGCCAGAAGTGGAGACCtacctccagctgctcctcGTCATCTACCTGATGAACAGCAAGCGATACCCGGAG GCTCAGAAAGTGTCCGACGACCTGATGCAGAAGATCAGTTCCCAAAACCGCCGGGCCCTTGATCTAGTGGTGGCAAAATGTTATTACTACCACTCCCGAATCTATGAATTCCTGAATAAACTCGATGTGGTCAGGAG CTTCCTGCACGCCCGGCTACGGACGGCCACGCTGCGCCATGACGCTGATGGTCAGGCCACCCTCCTGAATCTGCTGCTGAGGAACTATCTCCACTACAACCTCTATGACCAAGCAGAAAAGCTCGTCTCCAAGTCCGTGTTTCCTGAGCAGGCCAACAACAACGAGTGGGCTCGGTACCTCTATTACACAG GGCGCATCAAGGCCATCCAGCTGGAGTACTCGGAGGCGCGGAGGACCATGACGAACGCCCTGCGGAAGGCGCCGCAGCACACGGCCGTCGGTTTCAAGCAGACG GTGCACAAGCTGCTCATCGTGGTGGAGCTGCTGCTCGGGGAGATCCCGGACAGGCTCCAGTTCAGACAACCCTCCCTCAAGCGCTCGCTCATGCCCTACTTCCTCCTGACTCAGG CCGTCAGGACCGGGAACTTGGCCAAGTTCAACCAAGTCCTCGATCAGTTTGGGGACAAGTTCCAAGCCGATGGCACCTACACCCTGATCATTCGTCTGAGGCACAACGTCATCAAGACGG GTGTCCGGATGATCAGCCTCTCCTATTCCCGCATCTCCCTGGCCGATATTGCCCAGAAACTGCAGCTGGACAGTCCGGAGGATGCAGAGTTCATTGTCGCCAAG cagccagctcctcccTTCACTCTAAACTGCTGCCTCAGCCCTCGGAGACAGCGGGTGCCCTGA
- the LRRC3C gene encoding leucine-rich repeat-containing protein 3C, with protein MPAAQRVLLCSVTMWLLLLSLLLLASCLRSAAAFPKGCYPSEEEGLKTFRCSNAQLTEVPRDIPNDTNKLYLDSNRIPFLPRDAFRDLPLLLELDLSHNAIAGVESGAFRGLAEHLHSLDLSSNRLVSVSKDAFSNLKAKVNLSANPWLCDCRLQELIRTVDLVAGSSGGIVCDSSTQEEHVGKAFLQVIADTDFCNVYKKTTDIAMLVTMFGWFAMVISYLVYYVRQNQEDARRHLEYLKSLPSKQRRSEESSTISTVV; from the coding sequence ATGCCTGCGGCACAGCGGGTCCTCCTCTGCTCGGTGACCAtgtggctgctcctgctgagcCTCCTCCTTCTGGCCTCCTGCCTCCGCTCGGCCGCCGCGTTCCCCAAGGGCTGCTACCCCTCAGAAGAGGAGGGGCTGAAGACCTTTCGCTGCAGCAATGCTCAGCTGACCGAGGTCCCCAGAGACATTCCCAATGACACCAACAAGCTCTACCTGGACTCCAACCGAATCCCCTTCCTGCCCCGCGACGCCTTCCGGGACCTGCCActcctgctggagctggatCTGTCCCACAACGCCATCGCCGGTGTCGAGAGCGGGGCTTTCCGGGGCCTGGCAGAGCACCTGCACTCTCTGGACTTGTCTTCCAACAGGCTGGTGTCGGTCAGCAAAGATGCCTTTAGCAACCTGAAGGCCAAGGTCAACCTTTCCGCCAACCCCTGGCTGTGTGACTgtcggctgcaggagctgatcCGCACGGTGGACCTGGTGGCCGGCTCCTCGGGTGGCATCGTGTGCGACTCCTCCACACAGGAGGAGCACGTCGGCAAAGCCTTCCTGCAGGTCATCGCCGACACGGACTTCTGCAACGTGTACAAAAAGACCACGGACATCGCCATGCTGGTCACCATGTTCGGCTGGTTCGCCATGGTGATCTCCTACTTGGTCTACTACGTACGGCAGAACCAGGAGGATGCCCGGCGGCACCTGGAGTATCTCAAGTCTCTGCCCAGCAAGCAGCGGAGGTCGGAGGAGTCGTCCACCATCAGCACCGTGGTGTGA
- the PSMD3 gene encoding 26S proteasome non-ATPase regulatory subunit 3 isoform X1, with protein sequence MKQEGASRRRGDKAKGPPDGPPPAPPDVEMQEEAAAAETAGERQPQRELDAVTLEDIKEHVKQLEKAVSGKEPRYVLRALRALPSTSRRLNSNVLHKAINGFFTSNSTMRDFLLSFLEESMDTEAELQFRPRTGKAASAPLLPEVETYLQLLLVIYLMNSKRYPEAQKVSDDLMQKISSQNRRALDLVVAKCYYYHSRIYEFLNKLDVVRSFLHARLRTATLRHDADGQATLLNLLLRNYLHYNLYDQAEKLVSKSVFPEQANNNEWARYLYYTGRIKAIQLEYSEARRTMTNALRKAPQHTAVGFKQTVHKLLIVVELLLGEIPDRLQFRQPSLKRSLMPYFLLTQAVRTGNLAKFNQVLDQFGDKFQADGTYTLIIRLRHNVIKTGVRMISLSYSRISLADIAQKLQLDSPEDAEFIVAKAIRDGVIEASINHEKGYVQSKEMIDIYSTREPQLAFHQRISFCLDIHNMSVKAMRFPPKSYNKDLESAEERREREQQDLEFAKEMAEDDDDGFP encoded by the exons ATGAAGCAGGAGGGCGcgtcccgccgccgcggcgACAAGGCCAAGGGCCCCCCCGAcgggccgccgcccgccccccccgaCGTGGAGATGCAGGAGGAGGCAGCGGCGGCCGAAACGGCCGGGGAGCGGCAGCCGCAGCGGGAGCTTGACGCTGTCACGTTGGAGG ATATCAAAGAGCACGtgaagcagctggagaaagccGTGTCGGGGAAGGAGCCACGCTATGTCCTGCGTGCCTTGCGGGCTCTGCCCTCTACCTCCCGCCGACTCAACTCCAACGTGCTTCATAAAGCCATCAATGGCTTCTTCACTTCCAACAGTACCATGCGGGACTTCCTCCTCAGCTTCCTGGAGGAG TCCATGGACACAGAAGCCGAGCTGCAGTTTCGCCCGCGGACGGGCAAGGCAGCCTCAGCCCCTCTCTTGCCAGAAGTGGAGACCtacctccagctgctcctcGTCATCTACCTGATGAACAGCAAGCGATACCCGGAG GCTCAGAAAGTGTCCGACGACCTGATGCAGAAGATCAGTTCCCAAAACCGCCGGGCCCTTGATCTAGTGGTGGCAAAATGTTATTACTACCACTCCCGAATCTATGAATTCCTGAATAAACTCGATGTGGTCAGGAG CTTCCTGCACGCCCGGCTACGGACGGCCACGCTGCGCCATGACGCTGATGGTCAGGCCACCCTCCTGAATCTGCTGCTGAGGAACTATCTCCACTACAACCTCTATGACCAAGCAGAAAAGCTCGTCTCCAAGTCCGTGTTTCCTGAGCAGGCCAACAACAACGAGTGGGCTCGGTACCTCTATTACACAG GGCGCATCAAGGCCATCCAGCTGGAGTACTCGGAGGCGCGGAGGACCATGACGAACGCCCTGCGGAAGGCGCCGCAGCACACGGCCGTCGGTTTCAAGCAGACG GTGCACAAGCTGCTCATCGTGGTGGAGCTGCTGCTCGGGGAGATCCCGGACAGGCTCCAGTTCAGACAACCCTCCCTCAAGCGCTCGCTCATGCCCTACTTCCTCCTGACTCAGG CCGTCAGGACCGGGAACTTGGCCAAGTTCAACCAAGTCCTCGATCAGTTTGGGGACAAGTTCCAAGCCGATGGCACCTACACCCTGATCATTCGTCTGAGGCACAACGTCATCAAGACGG GTGTCCGGATGATCAGCCTCTCCTATTCCCGCATCTCCCTGGCCGATATTGCCCAGAAACTGCAGCTGGACAGTCCGGAGGATGCAGAGTTCATTGTCGCCAAG GCCATTCGGGATGGCGTGATCGAGGCCAGCATTAATCACGAGAAGGGCTACGTCCAGTCAAAGGAAATGATCGACATCTACTCCACCCGGGAGCCCCAGCTGGCATTTCACCAGCGCATCTCTTTCTGCCTTGACATCCACAACATGTCTGTCAAG GCCATGAGGTTCCCACCCAAATCTTACAACAAGGACTTGGAATCTGCAGAG GAGCGCCGGGAGCGCGAGCAGCAGGACCTGGAGTTCGCAAAGGAGATGGCagaggatgatgatgatggtttTCCATGA
- the GSDMA gene encoding gasdermin-A: protein MFKKVTQTIVNQVEPSGGLIPVHSIIDHEHFRPLCLVKQKEKTMFHRSPSYKQTWHRLTDFLLPGEDNNSTDSLLPSGGDKESRQFTVRTHTNDRVDGNLSLCVDSVSTELKAAASSSKGWSIKLDKNHIPLPKLEALTTERKINMDHPFIQQLQKTRERLYVVHETIETSEEACYEESTTAEGCLIAQLYAKFHAKGTRDKKQSLTIPKGCTLAFKAIQLDITDKSWYLRYFEDRQYICDGFSGGKLGALEGEIKENCQILSQLSSDLSVTFLKAIKAVMRDRNLFEELNHKMDEVLDETRNCELKTESPDLKDLFSSLQYSSRHLLLKLAGAITYTLDALDELTEDQLLLLLESLEEKAVSQQLKLIGIILEHRNVHLNLDDSLLSSSQQKVQKITIAMLEMSGVKFQKDGSAVCMEEAFSATAALYVSLYILSVLSNSN from the exons ATGTTCAAAAAAGTCACCCAAACCATAGTAAATCAAGTGGAACCAAGCGGAGGACTGATCCCAGTTCACAGCATCATCGACCATGAACATTTCAGACCCCTCTGTCTagtgaaacaaaaagaaaaaaccatgTTCCACCGATCTCCCTCCTACAAACAGACATGGCACAGACTTACCGACTTCCTgctgcctggagaagacaaTAACAGCACAG ACTCCCTCCTTCCCAGCGGAGGTGATAAAGAATCAAGGCAATTTACAGTCAGAACACACACCAATGACAGAGTTGACGGGAATCTAAGCCTTTGTGTTGACTCTGTAagcacagagctgaaagcagctgCCTCCTCGTCCAAAGGCTGGTCCATCAAGCTGGATAAGAACCACATACCACTACCAAAACTCGAGGCACTGACAACAGAAAG aaaaattaacatGGATCACCCCTTCATTCAACAACTACAGAAAACACGCGAACGTTTATACGTGGTTCATGAAACAATAGAAACCTCAGAGGAGGCCTGCTACGAGGAATCCACCACAGCAGAGGGGTGCTTGATTGCCCAGTTGTATGCCAAGTTTCATGCAAAG GGCACCAGAGACAAAAAACAAAGCCTAACTATACCCAAGGGCTGCACTCTGGCCTTCAAGGCAATCCAGCTGGACATTACAGACAAATCATGGT ATCTTCGGTATTTCGAAGATAGACAGTATATATGTGATG gtTTCTCAGGAGGAAAATTAGGAGCATTGGAAGGAGAAATTAAAGAGAATTGTCAAATTCTCTCTCAGTTGTCTTCTGATCTGtcagtcacatttttaaaagccatcaaAGCTGTGATGAGAGACAGGAACCTCTTTGAAGAGCTGAACCATAAA ATGGACGAAGTTCTTGATGAAACTCGTAATTGtgagctgaaaacagaaagcccAGACTTAAAAGACCTGTTCAGCAGCTTACAATATTCTTCAAGACATCTTCTCCTTAAGCTGGCAGGAGCAATCACCTACACTCTTGACGCTTTAGATG agCTAACAGAggatcagctgctgctgttgctggagtCCTTGGAAGAGAAGGCTGTGTCCCAACAGCTTAAGCTG ATTGGGATCATCTTGGAACACAGGAATGTGCATCTCAACCTGGATGACAGCTTGCTCTCCTCCTCACAACAGAAGGTACAAAAAATAACCATTGCAATGCTTGAGATGAGTGGAGTGAAATTCCAGAAAGATGGATCTGCTGTCTGTATGGAAGAAGCCTTCTCGGCCACAGCAGCCCTGTATGTGTCTCTGTACATCCTCAGTGTTCTGAGTAACTCAAATTAG